From one Streptomyces spiramyceticus genomic stretch:
- a CDS encoding ribonuclease Z: MSVRELVVLGTASQVPTRHRNHNGYLLRWDGEGILFDPGEGTQRQMLRAGVAAHDLNRICVTHFHGDHSLGLAGVIQRINLDRVPHPVAAHYPASGQRFFDRLRYATAYRETVPLEQVPVSTDGPVAIGPSYVLEARRLSHPVESYGYRLVEPDGRRMLPQLLAEHGIKGPDVGRIQREGELGGVTLDQVSEVRRGQRFAFVMDTRLCDGAFALAEGCDMLVIESTFLDEDELLALDHGHLTAGQAARVAREAGVRHLVLTHFSQRYNDPEVFERQARRAGFDGELTVAADLLRVPLPKRHL, from the coding sequence GTGTCTGTACGAGAACTGGTGGTCCTCGGCACCGCCAGTCAGGTCCCCACCCGGCACCGCAATCACAACGGCTACCTCCTGCGCTGGGACGGCGAGGGCATCCTCTTCGATCCCGGCGAGGGCACCCAACGCCAGATGCTGCGTGCGGGTGTCGCCGCGCACGATCTGAACCGGATCTGCGTCACGCACTTCCACGGCGACCACTCGCTCGGCCTCGCCGGCGTGATCCAGCGCATCAACCTCGACCGGGTACCGCACCCCGTCGCCGCGCACTACCCGGCGAGCGGGCAGCGCTTCTTCGACCGCCTGCGGTACGCCACGGCCTACCGCGAGACGGTGCCGCTGGAGCAGGTGCCGGTCTCCACCGACGGTCCGGTGGCCATCGGGCCTTCGTACGTCCTGGAGGCGCGCAGGCTCTCGCACCCCGTCGAGTCGTACGGCTACCGCCTTGTCGAGCCGGACGGGCGCCGGATGCTGCCCCAGCTGCTCGCCGAGCACGGCATCAAGGGCCCGGACGTCGGCCGCATCCAGCGCGAGGGGGAGCTGGGCGGGGTCACGCTCGACCAGGTCAGCGAGGTGCGCCGGGGGCAGCGGTTCGCCTTCGTGATGGACACCCGGCTGTGTGACGGGGCGTTTGCTCTCGCCGAGGGGTGCGACATGCTCGTCATCGAGTCGACCTTCCTCGACGAGGACGAGCTGCTGGCACTCGACCACGGCCACCTGACGGCGGGTCAGGCGGCCCGAGTGGCGCGCGAGGCGGGCGTACGGCATCTCGTGCTGACCCACTTCTCGCAGCGCTACAACGACCCGGAAGTCTTCGAACGGCAGGCCCGCAGGGCCGGTTTCGACGGCGAACTGACCGTAGCAGCCGACCTGTTGCGGGTCCCCCTGCCCAAGCGCCACCTCTGA
- a CDS encoding M4 family metallopeptidase, whose amino-acid sequence MKATHPIFCTIVPPHVLDKLAQAEDPALAGPARRTLEADAAQRTHRRLTTVLGATALAPPEGAADAEKAVHRTIYDAEHRKELPGTKVRGEGDEPGQDSTVNRAYAGLGATFELLMKAFGRNSIDGNGLPLIATVHFDEKYGNAFWDGDQMVFGDGDGEIFLDFTLPVDVLAHELAHGLTQYTANFTYFGQPGALNESVSDVFGSLVKQYVNDQTADRADWLIGAGLLAERVTGVALRSMKAPGTAYDDDVLGKDPQPATMDDYVRTGRDNGGVHINSGIPNHAFYLLATGLGGKAWERPGQIWYDTLTSGGLQVDASFTDFARATVAAAQARFGDGEEQEALLKAWSQVGVPTG is encoded by the coding sequence ATGAAGGCCACTCATCCCATCTTCTGCACGATCGTGCCGCCCCACGTCCTCGACAAGCTCGCCCAGGCCGAGGACCCCGCGCTCGCCGGGCCCGCCCGCCGCACCCTCGAAGCGGACGCCGCGCAGCGCACCCACCGCCGGCTGACCACCGTTCTCGGCGCCACCGCCCTCGCCCCGCCCGAAGGCGCTGCGGACGCCGAGAAGGCAGTTCACCGCACCATCTACGACGCCGAGCACCGCAAGGAGCTGCCCGGCACCAAAGTCCGCGGCGAGGGCGACGAGCCGGGCCAGGACTCGACCGTCAACCGCGCGTACGCGGGCCTGGGGGCGACCTTCGAGCTCCTGATGAAGGCCTTCGGGCGCAACTCGATCGACGGCAACGGCCTGCCCCTGATCGCGACCGTCCACTTCGACGAGAAGTACGGGAACGCCTTCTGGGACGGCGATCAGATGGTCTTCGGCGACGGTGACGGCGAGATCTTCCTCGACTTCACCCTCCCCGTGGACGTCCTCGCCCACGAGCTGGCCCACGGCCTGACGCAGTACACGGCCAACTTCACGTACTTCGGCCAGCCGGGCGCACTCAACGAGTCCGTGTCCGACGTCTTCGGTTCCCTCGTCAAGCAGTACGTGAACGACCAGACCGCCGACCGGGCCGACTGGCTGATCGGCGCGGGCCTGCTGGCCGAGCGCGTCACCGGAGTGGCCCTGCGCTCCATGAAGGCGCCCGGAACGGCGTACGACGACGATGTGCTCGGCAAGGACCCGCAGCCGGCGACGATGGACGACTACGTCCGTACGGGCCGGGACAACGGCGGCGTGCACATCAACTCCGGCATCCCCAACCACGCCTTCTACCTGCTCGCCACCGGTCTCGGCGGGAAGGCGTGGGAGCGGCCGGGGCAGATCTGGTACGACACGCTGACCTCGGGCGGGCTCCAGGTCGACGCGAGTTTCACGGACTTCGCCCGCGCCACGGTGGCCGCCGCGCAGGCCCGTTTCGGTGACGGGGAGGAGCAGGAGGCTCTGCTGAAGGCGTGGTCCCAGGTGGGGGTTCCTACCGGCTAG
- a CDS encoding hemolysin family protein: MTAQLIIGAVLLVVVAWLAACAEAGLARISSFRAAEAVRSGRRGSAKLAQVASDPTRYLNVALLMRVACEMAAGVLVTYVCLQEFDETWEALTVAIGVMVLVSYVAVGVSPRTIGRQHPINTATASAYVLLPLARVMGPIPQLLILIGNAMTPGKGFRKGPFASEAELRAMVDLAEQESLIEDDERRMVHSVFELGDTLVREVMVPRTDLISIERFKTIRQTLTLALRSGFSRIPVTGENEDDIVGIVYLKDLVRKTHINRESESDLVSTAMRPAVFVPDTKNAGDLLREMQQERNHVAVVIDEYGGTAGIVTIEDILEEIVGEITDEYDRELPPVEELDDGCYRVTARLDIGDLGELFGFDEFDDEDVETVGGLLAKALGRVPIAGASATVALPDGRSLRLTAESPAGRRNKIVTVLVEPEEKAAA; encoded by the coding sequence ATGACCGCGCAACTGATCATCGGTGCGGTCCTGCTGGTTGTCGTCGCCTGGCTGGCCGCCTGCGCGGAGGCGGGCCTCGCCCGAATCTCCAGCTTCCGGGCCGCCGAGGCCGTACGGTCCGGCCGGCGCGGCAGCGCCAAGCTGGCCCAGGTCGCCTCCGACCCGACCCGCTATCTCAACGTCGCCCTGCTGATGCGGGTCGCCTGCGAAATGGCCGCCGGCGTCCTCGTCACGTACGTCTGTCTGCAGGAGTTCGACGAGACGTGGGAGGCGCTGACCGTCGCCATTGGGGTGATGGTCCTCGTGTCGTACGTCGCCGTGGGCGTCTCGCCGCGCACCATCGGCCGCCAGCACCCGATCAACACGGCGACGGCGTCCGCGTACGTACTGCTCCCGCTCGCCCGGGTGATGGGCCCGATCCCGCAGCTGCTGATCCTCATCGGCAACGCGATGACCCCCGGCAAGGGCTTCCGCAAGGGCCCCTTCGCCAGTGAGGCCGAGCTGCGGGCGATGGTCGACCTGGCCGAGCAGGAGTCCCTGATCGAGGACGACGAGCGCCGCATGGTGCACTCCGTCTTCGAGCTCGGCGACACGCTCGTACGCGAAGTCATGGTCCCCAGGACCGACCTGATCTCCATCGAGCGCTTCAAGACGATCCGCCAGACCCTCACCCTCGCGCTGCGCTCCGGCTTCTCCCGCATCCCGGTGACCGGCGAGAACGAGGACGACATCGTCGGCATCGTCTACCTCAAGGACCTGGTCAGGAAGACCCACATCAACCGTGAGTCGGAGTCCGACCTGGTCTCCACCGCGATGCGCCCCGCCGTCTTCGTCCCCGACACGAAGAACGCGGGCGACCTGCTGCGCGAGATGCAGCAGGAGCGCAACCATGTCGCCGTCGTCATCGACGAGTACGGCGGCACGGCGGGCATCGTCACCATCGAGGACATCCTCGAAGAGATCGTCGGCGAGATCACCGACGAGTACGACCGTGAACTGCCGCCCGTGGAGGAGCTGGACGACGGCTGCTACCGGGTGACCGCCAGGCTCGACATCGGGGACCTCGGCGAGCTCTTCGGCTTCGACGAGTTCGACGACGAGGACGTGGAAACGGTCGGCGGCCTGCTCGCCAAGGCGCTCGGCCGCGTGCCGATCGCGGGCGCCTCCGCGACGGTGGCCCTCCCCGACGGGCGCTCTCTGCGCCTCACCGCGGAGTCCCCGGCCGGTCGCCGGAACAAGATCGTGACCGTGCTTGTGGAGCCGGAGGAGAAGGCAGCAGCATGA
- a CDS encoding MmcQ/YjbR family DNA-binding protein, translating into MTPQELRAFCLEFNAATEEFPFGPETSVFKVLGKLFALSSLDAEPLTVNLKCEPEIAVQLREEHPEIVPGYHMNKRHWNTVTADGSLPDRMVRELIEDSYDLVVAGLPKAERLRLDRP; encoded by the coding sequence ATGACACCGCAGGAGCTCAGGGCGTTCTGTCTGGAATTCAACGCGGCGACGGAGGAGTTCCCCTTCGGCCCCGAGACGTCCGTCTTCAAGGTCCTCGGGAAGCTCTTCGCGCTGAGCTCGCTGGACGCCGAGCCTCTGACCGTGAACCTCAAGTGCGAGCCGGAGATCGCGGTGCAACTCCGCGAGGAGCACCCGGAGATCGTCCCCGGCTATCACATGAACAAGCGCCACTGGAACACGGTCACCGCCGACGGCTCGCTCCCGGACCGCATGGTCCGGGAGTTGATCGAGGACTCGTACGACCTGGTGGTGGCCGGCCTCCCGAAGGCGGAGCGCCTGCGGCTCGACCGGCCCTGA
- the era gene encoding GTPase Era, translating to MARMSARTQSSEAPHRAGFACFVGRPNAGKSTLTNALVGQKVAITSSRPQTTRHTVRGIVHRPDAQLILVDTPGLHKPRTLLGERLNDVVRTTWAEVDVIGFCLPADQKLGPGDKFIAKELAGIKKTPKIAIVTKTDLVDSKQLAEQLIAIDQLGKELGMEWAEIVPVSAVGDKQVSLLADLIAPMLPESPPLYPEGDLTDEPEMVMVAELIREAALEGVRDELPHSIAVVVEEMLPREDRPADRPLLDIHANVYIERPSQKGIIIGPKGARLKEVGMKSRKHIEALLGTPVFLDLHVKVAKDWQRDPKQLRKLGF from the coding sequence ATGGCACGCATGAGCGCTCGCACCCAGTCTTCCGAGGCCCCCCACCGGGCCGGCTTCGCCTGCTTCGTAGGTCGTCCCAACGCGGGCAAGTCCACCCTGACGAATGCTCTGGTCGGCCAGAAGGTGGCCATCACCTCCAGCCGTCCGCAGACGACGCGCCACACCGTGCGCGGCATCGTGCACCGCCCCGACGCCCAGCTGATCCTGGTCGACACCCCGGGCCTCCACAAGCCGCGCACCCTGCTCGGCGAGCGGCTCAATGACGTCGTGCGCACCACCTGGGCCGAGGTCGACGTGATCGGCTTCTGCCTGCCCGCCGACCAGAAGCTCGGTCCCGGCGACAAGTTCATCGCCAAGGAACTTGCCGGCATCAAGAAGACGCCGAAGATCGCGATCGTCACGAAGACGGACCTCGTCGACTCCAAGCAGCTCGCGGAGCAGCTCATCGCCATCGACCAGCTCGGCAAGGAGCTCGGCATGGAGTGGGCCGAGATCGTGCCGGTCTCGGCCGTCGGCGACAAGCAGGTCTCCCTGCTCGCAGACCTCATCGCCCCGATGCTGCCGGAGAGCCCGCCGCTCTACCCGGAGGGCGACCTCACCGACGAGCCCGAGATGGTGATGGTCGCGGAGCTGATCCGCGAGGCCGCGCTCGAAGGCGTACGGGACGAGCTGCCGCACTCCATCGCGGTCGTCGTCGAGGAAATGCTGCCCCGCGAGGACCGCCCGGCCGACAGGCCACTGCTCGACATTCACGCGAACGTCTACATCGAGCGCCCCAGCCAGAAGGGCATCATCATCGGCCCGAAGGGCGCCCGCCTGAAGGAAGTCGGCATGAAGTCGCGCAAGCACATCGAGGCGCTGCTGGGTACGCCCGTCTTCCTGGACCTGCACGTGAAGGTCGCGAAGGACTGGCAGAGGGATCCGAAGCAGCTGCGCAAGCTCGGCTTCTGA
- a CDS encoding MFS transporter: MTTTASADEGAEASPSAPSALSAFAEPTVPVGRCWTASLSLANGAIWVGWYGPLQILLALQAAELAPAGTSKETVLAWVTGMGAAVSLVANPVFGALSDRTASRFGRRTPWIVAGVLGGAAALVLLSAARSVGVMALGWCLVQLALNAAFAAVTAAVPDRVPHGQRGAVGGWLGAAQVLGVVAGTGLATVAGGIAAGYVACAGFTVLGVLPYVLRHRDVVLPERQPFAWRPFLRGFWISPRRHPDLGWAWLTRFLINLGNSIALLYLLYYLRDELKYDNPEDGVLVLTAVNGALLLTTVVVGGVWSDRTGRRKPFVLWAGVLMAAATAMLAGWQTWTGALVAAALLGVGFGVFTSVDFALMTDVLPAAAHRGKDLGVINIANALPQVAAPAVAAPIVTHLGGYTTLYLVAAGVGLVGAVLVVRIRGVD, from the coding sequence GTGACGACGACAGCTTCGGCGGACGAGGGCGCCGAAGCGTCTCCTTCGGCCCCCTCAGCCCTTTCGGCCTTTGCCGAGCCGACCGTCCCGGTCGGGCGCTGCTGGACGGCGTCGCTGTCCCTCGCGAACGGGGCGATCTGGGTCGGCTGGTACGGGCCCCTCCAGATCCTCCTCGCCCTCCAGGCGGCGGAGCTCGCCCCGGCCGGAACCTCGAAGGAGACGGTGCTGGCCTGGGTCACGGGCATGGGGGCGGCCGTTTCGCTGGTCGCCAATCCGGTGTTCGGCGCGCTGTCGGACCGTACGGCTTCACGATTCGGCCGCCGTACGCCGTGGATCGTGGCCGGGGTGCTGGGCGGGGCTGCGGCGCTGGTCCTGCTTTCGGCCGCCCGCAGCGTCGGCGTCATGGCGCTCGGCTGGTGCCTGGTCCAGCTCGCCCTCAACGCCGCCTTCGCCGCCGTCACGGCCGCCGTCCCCGACCGGGTGCCGCACGGGCAGCGCGGCGCGGTCGGAGGGTGGCTGGGGGCGGCGCAGGTCCTCGGCGTGGTGGCCGGGACGGGGCTTGCGACCGTGGCGGGCGGGATTGCGGCGGGGTATGTGGCGTGCGCGGGGTTCACGGTGCTGGGCGTCCTGCCGTACGTACTGCGCCACAGGGATGTGGTCCTCCCGGAACGGCAGCCGTTCGCATGGCGGCCCTTCCTGCGCGGCTTCTGGATCTCGCCGCGCCGCCATCCCGATCTGGGCTGGGCCTGGCTGACCCGCTTCCTGATCAACCTCGGCAACTCGATCGCGCTGCTCTACCTGCTCTACTACCTGCGCGACGAACTGAAGTACGACAACCCGGAGGACGGCGTCCTCGTCCTGACCGCCGTCAACGGGGCGCTGCTGCTGACGACGGTCGTCGTGGGCGGGGTGTGGTCGGACCGTACGGGCCGCCGCAAGCCGTTCGTACTGTGGGCGGGCGTCCTGATGGCGGCCGCCACGGCGATGCTGGCGGGCTGGCAGACGTGGACGGGGGCGCTGGTCGCGGCGGCGCTCCTGGGCGTCGGCTTCGGCGTTTTCACGTCGGTCGACTTCGCGCTGATGACGGACGTACTGCCGGCCGCCGCACACCGCGGCAAGGACCTGGGCGTCATCAACATCGCAAACGCCCTCCCCCAGGTCGCGGCCCCGGCGGTGGCCGCCCCGATCGTCACACACCTGGGCGGCTACACGACGCTGTACCTGGTGGCGGCGGGGGTTGGGCTGGTGGGCGCGGTGCTGGTCGTACGCATCCGGGGCGTGGACTAG
- a CDS encoding protealysin inhibitor emfourin, with amino-acid sequence MRIQVRRTGGFAGIERHAEVETSGRPDAREWQALAEAAVADGRGTPPVGVPDGFSYQITVDGKTVYCADPRLTDAQSRLISRVLKEGA; translated from the coding sequence ATGCGTATTCAGGTAAGGCGCACGGGAGGATTCGCCGGTATCGAGCGCCATGCCGAGGTGGAAACCTCGGGACGGCCCGACGCCCGTGAGTGGCAGGCTCTGGCCGAAGCGGCGGTGGCCGACGGCCGGGGCACGCCGCCCGTCGGCGTGCCGGACGGATTCAGCTACCAGATCACGGTCGACGGGAAGACCGTCTACTGCGCGGACCCACGACTGACCGACGCACAGAGCCGGCTCATCTCGCGGGTCCTGAAAGAGGGCGCGTAG
- a CDS encoding GH1 family beta-glucosidase, which yields MTTLPPSPLPRFPADFLWGVSTSAQQIEGAVDEDGRGRTTWDAFAAEPGRIRDGSDALVATDHYHRYPEDVALLKELGAGAYRFSVAWARVLPEGAGAVNKAGLDFYDRLVDELCAAGVRPVPTLFHWDTPLALEERGGWLRRDTARRFAEYADVVAARLGDRVDRWITLNEPAELTLLGYGLGEHAPGKRLLFDALPAAHHQLLGHGLAVQALRARGADSIGIANSHGPTWAASGSGPDKSAADFYDLLLNRLFADPLLLGRYPDGIAEMLPGPVADDLDVISQRLDWYGVNYYQPTLVGAPDGDLPSDFAGIEVPPDMPFSVREIEGYPRTAFGWPVVPDALTELLTSFRERYGDRLPPVVITENGCSYDGLDDQERITYIDGHLRALHRAMEAGVDVRGYFVWSLMDNFEWAEGNAQRFGLVHIDYETLARTPKASFHWLRDALRGQRA from the coding sequence ATGACAACGCTGCCGCCTTCGCCGCTGCCCCGTTTCCCCGCCGACTTCCTCTGGGGAGTGTCCACTTCGGCGCAGCAGATCGAGGGCGCCGTCGACGAGGACGGGCGCGGGCGCACGACCTGGGACGCCTTCGCGGCCGAGCCGGGGCGCATCCGGGACGGGTCGGACGCCCTCGTCGCGACCGACCACTATCACCGGTACCCGGAGGACGTGGCGCTGCTCAAGGAGCTCGGAGCCGGGGCGTACCGCTTCTCAGTGGCCTGGGCGCGGGTGTTACCGGAGGGTGCCGGGGCGGTCAACAAGGCGGGCCTCGACTTCTACGACCGGCTCGTCGACGAGCTGTGCGCGGCGGGCGTACGGCCCGTGCCGACCCTCTTCCACTGGGACACCCCGCTGGCGCTGGAGGAACGCGGTGGCTGGCTCCGGCGGGACACGGCCCGGCGGTTCGCGGAGTACGCCGATGTGGTGGCCGCCCGGCTCGGCGACCGCGTGGACCGCTGGATCACACTGAACGAGCCCGCCGAGCTGACCCTGCTGGGGTACGGGCTGGGCGAGCACGCCCCCGGCAAGCGGCTGCTCTTCGACGCGCTGCCCGCCGCCCACCACCAGCTGCTCGGGCACGGTCTCGCCGTACAGGCGCTGCGTGCGAGGGGCGCGGACAGTATCGGGATCGCCAACTCGCACGGGCCGACGTGGGCGGCTTCCGGCTCCGGCCCGGACAAGAGCGCGGCGGACTTCTACGACCTGCTGCTCAACCGGCTCTTCGCCGACCCACTGCTGCTGGGGCGGTATCCGGACGGGATCGCCGAGATGCTGCCGGGCCCTGTGGCGGACGACCTGGACGTCATCTCGCAGCGGCTGGACTGGTACGGGGTCAACTACTACCAGCCGACCCTCGTCGGGGCTCCTGACGGGGACCTGCCGAGCGACTTCGCGGGCATCGAGGTACCGCCGGACATGCCCTTCTCGGTACGGGAGATCGAGGGCTACCCGCGGACCGCCTTCGGCTGGCCGGTGGTCCCCGACGCCCTGACCGAGCTGCTGACGTCCTTCCGCGAGCGGTACGGCGACCGGCTTCCCCCGGTGGTCATCACCGAGAACGGCTGCTCGTACGACGGCCTGGACGACCAGGAGCGGATCACGTACATCGACGGCCATCTGCGGGCGCTGCACCGGGCGATGGAGGCGGGCGTAGACGTACGCGGCTACTTCGTGTGGTCCCTGATGGACAACTTCGAGTGGGCCGAGGGGAACGCCCAGCGCTTCGGCCTCGTGCACATCGACTACGAGACGCTGGCCCGTACCCCGAAGGCGTCGTTCCACTGGCTGCGGGACGCGTTGCGCGGGCAACGGGCGTGA
- a CDS encoding PhoH family protein gives MTETPTHPQARAQFTVPAVHPMVTVLGSSDSLLRVIEKAFPAVDIHVRGNEVSAIGDAADVALIQRLFDEMMLVLRTGLPMTEDAVERSIAMLRATANGTAGELDTETPAEVLTQNILSSRGRTIRPKTLNQKRYVDAIDKHTIVFAIGPAGTGKTYLAMAKAVQALQSKQVNRIILTRPAVEAGERLGFLPGTLFEKIDPYLRPLYDALHDMLDPDSIPRLMAAGTIEVAPLAYMRGRTLNDAFIILDEAQNTSAEQMKMFLTRLGFDSKIVVTGDVTQVDLPGGTKSGLRQVREILDEVEDVHFSLLTSQDVVRHKLVGRIVDAYQQYDDRNGS, from the coding sequence ATGACTGAGACACCCACACACCCGCAGGCCCGCGCCCAGTTCACCGTTCCTGCTGTGCACCCGATGGTGACGGTTCTGGGTTCCAGCGACTCCCTGTTGCGCGTGATCGAGAAGGCATTCCCGGCCGTTGACATTCATGTCCGGGGGAATGAGGTCAGTGCGATCGGGGACGCGGCCGATGTCGCCCTGATCCAGCGCCTGTTCGACGAGATGATGCTGGTGCTCCGCACCGGACTGCCGATGACGGAGGACGCAGTGGAACGCTCGATCGCCATGCTCAGGGCGACCGCCAACGGCACCGCAGGGGAACTGGACACCGAGACCCCGGCCGAGGTGCTCACCCAGAACATCCTGTCCAGCCGCGGCCGGACCATCCGCCCCAAGACGCTCAACCAGAAGCGGTACGTCGACGCCATCGACAAGCACACCATCGTCTTCGCCATCGGCCCCGCCGGTACGGGCAAGACCTATCTCGCCATGGCCAAGGCGGTCCAGGCCCTGCAGTCCAAGCAGGTCAACCGGATCATCCTGACCAGGCCCGCTGTCGAGGCGGGTGAGCGGCTCGGCTTCCTGCCCGGCACGCTCTTCGAGAAGATCGACCCGTATCTGCGCCCGCTCTACGACGCACTGCACGACATGCTCGACCCCGACTCGATTCCGCGCCTGATGGCCGCGGGCACGATCGAGGTCGCCCCGCTGGCGTACATGCGAGGCCGCACGCTCAACGACGCGTTCATCATCCTGGACGAGGCGCAGAACACGAGCGCCGAGCAGATGAAGATGTTCCTGACGAGGCTCGGCTTCGACTCGAAGATCGTCGTCACGGGTGACGTGACCCAAGTCGACCTGCCGGGTGGGACGAAGAGCGGTCTGCGCCAGGTCCGGGAGATCCTGGACGAGGTCGAGGACGTGCACTTCTCCTTGCTCACGTCGCAGGATGTCGTCAGGCACAAGCTCGTCGGCCGTATCGTCGACGCGTACCAGCAGTACGACGACCGCAACGGGTCGTGA
- a CDS encoding cytidine deaminase, whose amino-acid sequence MTTPELDPEDRKIITLARSARARNGVPEGAAVRDETGRTYVAGTVDLDTLKLSALRTAVAMAVASGAQSLEAAAVVTAAETASEEDRAAVRDLGGAGTRVLVAGPDGALRATVTAG is encoded by the coding sequence ATGACGACGCCTGAGCTCGATCCCGAGGACCGCAAGATCATCACCCTGGCGCGGAGCGCGCGGGCCCGTAACGGTGTGCCGGAGGGGGCGGCCGTACGGGACGAGACCGGCCGGACGTACGTCGCCGGGACGGTGGATCTCGACACCCTCAAGCTGAGCGCGCTGCGGACCGCTGTCGCGATGGCCGTGGCGAGCGGCGCGCAGTCGCTGGAGGCTGCGGCGGTGGTCACGGCGGCGGAGACGGCATCGGAGGAGGACCGCGCGGCGGTACGGGACCTGGGCGGGGCGGGGACGCGGGTGCTGGTGGCGGGGCCGGACGGTGCGCTCAGGGCGACGGTGACGGCCGGCTGA
- a CDS encoding carbohydrate kinase family protein — protein sequence MSTYAASTDHGRQRDEAAHLDPLDGLRAPDDPCCDVFLTGTVFLDIIFTGLDSAPVRGTESWARGMGSSPGGVANMATALARLGLRTSLAAAFGDDHYGEYCWDALAQGEGIDLKMSRTVPGWHSPVTVSMAYEGERTMVSHGHEAPPPAEPGPFPDCPPRARAAIAALTPGRTEEWIASAARRGAKIFADVGWDETGRWELSGLADLEHCEAFLPNAEEAMRYTRTDCPRAAARALAEKVPVAVVTLGAEGAYAVDGATGETAEVPAIAVKALDPTGAGDVFVAGFVTGTLAGWPLADRLAFAGLTAALSVQEFGGSLSAPGWTEVAAWWQQVQACDGQNPEALRRYAFLDGLLPTATRVWPLRRAVPTIGFRRPA from the coding sequence GTGAGTACGTACGCAGCGAGCACCGACCATGGCAGACAGCGCGACGAGGCCGCGCACCTCGATCCTCTGGACGGTCTGCGCGCCCCCGACGACCCCTGCTGCGACGTCTTCCTGACCGGCACGGTCTTCCTCGACATCATCTTCACCGGCCTGGACAGCGCCCCGGTGCGCGGCACCGAGTCCTGGGCGCGCGGCATGGGATCCAGCCCCGGCGGCGTGGCCAACATGGCCACCGCACTGGCCCGTCTCGGCCTCCGTACGTCCCTGGCGGCGGCCTTCGGTGACGACCACTACGGCGAGTACTGCTGGGACGCCCTCGCCCAGGGCGAAGGCATCGACCTGAAGATGTCACGCACGGTCCCCGGCTGGCACTCGCCGGTCACCGTCTCCATGGCGTACGAGGGCGAGCGGACCATGGTCTCCCACGGCCACGAGGCCCCGCCGCCCGCCGAGCCCGGGCCCTTCCCCGACTGCCCGCCCCGCGCACGTGCCGCGATCGCCGCCCTCACCCCCGGCCGGACGGAGGAGTGGATCGCCTCCGCCGCCCGCCGGGGCGCCAAGATCTTCGCCGACGTGGGCTGGGACGAAACGGGCCGCTGGGAGCTGTCGGGCCTCGCCGACCTGGAGCACTGCGAGGCGTTCCTGCCCAACGCCGAGGAAGCGATGCGCTACACCCGCACCGACTGCCCGCGCGCCGCCGCCCGCGCCCTGGCTGAGAAGGTGCCGGTCGCCGTCGTGACGCTGGGCGCGGAGGGGGCGTACGCCGTGGACGGGGCGACCGGGGAGACGGCGGAGGTTCCCGCCATCGCCGTCAAGGCACTGGACCCGACCGGCGCCGGCGACGTCTTCGTCGCCGGATTCGTCACCGGTACGCTCGCGGGCTGGCCGCTCGCAGACCGGCTGGCCTTCGCCGGGCTGACCGCCGCCCTGTCGGTGCAGGAATTCGGCGGCTCCCTGTCGGCGCCCGGCTGGACCGAGGTCGCCGCCTGGTGGCAGCAGGTGCAGGCGTGCGACGGGCAGAACCCGGAGGCGCTGCGCAGGTACGCGTTCCTGGACGGGCTGCTGCCGACGGCCACCCGGGTGTGGCCGCTGCGCAGGGCGGTGCCGACGATCGGCTTCCGCAGGCCCGCTTAA
- the ybeY gene encoding rRNA maturation RNase YbeY codes for MSIDVNNESGTEVDEQAILDIARYALTRMRIHPLSELSVIVVDTAAMEQLHMQWMDLPGPTDVMSFPMDELRPPSRDDDAAEPPQGLLGDIVLCPEVAKKQGEDAETQHSMDEELQLLTVHGVLHLLGYDHEEPDEKAEMFGLQAAIVDGWRSEKGITGPSPAPTVS; via the coding sequence ATGTCGATCGACGTCAACAACGAATCCGGAACCGAGGTCGACGAGCAGGCGATCCTCGACATCGCCCGCTACGCACTCACCCGGATGCGGATCCACCCGCTCTCCGAACTCTCGGTGATCGTCGTGGACACGGCCGCCATGGAGCAGCTCCACATGCAGTGGATGGACCTCCCCGGTCCGACCGATGTCATGTCCTTCCCGATGGACGAGCTCCGTCCGCCGTCACGGGACGATGACGCCGCGGAGCCCCCGCAGGGGCTCCTCGGCGACATCGTTCTCTGCCCGGAGGTCGCCAAGAAGCAGGGTGAGGACGCCGAGACGCAGCACTCCATGGACGAGGAGCTCCAGCTCCTGACCGTCCATGGCGTGCTGCATCTTCTCGGTTACGACCACGAGGAGCCGGACGAGAAGGCCGAGATGTTCGGACTCCAGGCGGCGATCGTCGACGGCTGGAGGTCGGAGAAAGGCATCACAGGTCCGTCGCCCGCACCGACAGTTTCATGA